The Hymenobacter sp. GOD-10R genome includes a window with the following:
- the glmM gene encoding phosphoglucosamine mutase: MALIKSISGIRGTIGGVAGEGLTPIDVVKYAAAFGTWVLSTTQNNTIIIGRDARLSGEMVSKLVAATLQGLGINVVDLGLSTTPTVELAVPAKQAGGGIILTASHNPKQWNALKLLNSQGEFISDVEGKQVLALGDTEAFSFAPVTKLGKYSTDDTFLEKHVQAILSLPLVDVDAIRAKNFRVVIDCVNSSGGIAVPLLLEALGVERVEKLYCEPTGDFAHNPEPLPENLRDIARVLDKGSYDLGIVVDPDVDRLALVSEDGSMFGEEYTLVAVADYVLKQVGGGNTVSNLSSTRALRDVTEKHGGQYAAAAVGEVNVVNKMKETEAVIGGEGNGGIIFPELHYGRDALVGIALFLTHLAKSGLTMTRLRSTYPSYYISKNKIELTPEINTDQVLVQMQQRYAKQPINTIDGVKIEFDKEWVHLRRSNTEPIIRIYAESDSNATADHLANKIIADIKEIISVKA; the protein is encoded by the coding sequence GTGGCACTAATCAAATCTATATCTGGTATTCGAGGTACTATTGGGGGCGTAGCCGGTGAAGGTCTAACGCCCATTGACGTGGTTAAGTACGCAGCTGCGTTTGGAACGTGGGTACTCTCGACTACGCAAAACAATACCATCATTATTGGTCGCGATGCTCGTCTTTCGGGCGAGATGGTAAGCAAGTTGGTTGCTGCTACGTTACAAGGGCTGGGTATTAATGTTGTTGACCTAGGATTGAGCACGACTCCCACGGTCGAGCTAGCGGTACCAGCTAAGCAAGCAGGTGGCGGAATCATTCTTACTGCCTCCCATAATCCTAAGCAATGGAATGCTCTGAAGCTGTTGAACAGCCAAGGTGAGTTTATTTCTGATGTCGAAGGAAAACAGGTGTTAGCTCTTGGCGATACGGAAGCATTCTCCTTTGCTCCCGTGACGAAACTAGGTAAGTACAGCACTGACGACACTTTTCTAGAGAAGCATGTACAAGCAATTCTTTCATTGCCGCTAGTAGATGTAGACGCTATTCGAGCAAAGAACTTCCGGGTAGTAATTGATTGTGTTAATTCAAGTGGTGGAATAGCAGTGCCCCTATTGTTAGAAGCATTGGGTGTGGAGCGTGTGGAAAAGCTTTACTGCGAACCAACTGGTGACTTTGCACATAACCCGGAGCCTTTGCCTGAAAACCTGCGTGACATTGCACGGGTGTTGGACAAAGGCAGCTATGACCTAGGTATTGTAGTAGACCCGGACGTAGATCGTTTGGCGTTGGTGAGCGAGGATGGGTCTATGTTTGGGGAAGAGTATACCCTAGTAGCCGTTGCTGATTATGTGCTTAAGCAAGTTGGGGGCGGCAATACCGTAAGTAACCTTAGCAGCACTCGTGCGCTACGTGACGTGACCGAAAAACATGGGGGACAATACGCCGCTGCTGCCGTTGGGGAGGTAAACGTGGTGAACAAGATGAAGGAAACAGAGGCGGTTATTGGCGGCGAAGGAAACGGAGGGATCATCTTTCCTGAACTGCACTACGGCCGCGACGCTTTAGTAGGTATTGCCTTGTTCCTGACCCACCTAGCTAAATCAGGTTTGACGATGACCCGTCTGCGATCCACGTACCCGAGTTATTACATTTCCAAGAACAAGATCGAGTTGACGCCAGAAATCAACACTGACCAAGTTCTGGTACAGATGCAACAGCGTTATGCCAAACAACCTATCAATACAATTGACGGCGTCAAAATCGAGTTTGATAAGGAGTGGGTACATCTGCGGCGGTCGAACACGGAGCCTATTATCCGTATCTACGCCGAATCGGATTCTAATGCCACGGCAGACCACCTAGCGAACAAGATCATTGCCGACATCAAAGAAATTATTTCGGTGAAAGCGTAA